Proteins co-encoded in one Papaver somniferum cultivar HN1 chromosome 5, ASM357369v1, whole genome shotgun sequence genomic window:
- the LOC113280175 gene encoding protein LURP-one-related 7-like yields the protein MGSSNLSSSPTQLIHPLTSPIPVDLFVSKKRLSLNLKFNDACGNLVFRVDDNHYSVYSNSGRDTGGGWEGFGSEGQLIFKVEKKFVSKWKGEIELEVFPVSNGVAAAAKDAEDVIKVKGSPFHRSCTIYRGNSIMAQTSLLYKLGKLTTGRRKFRVTMFPGLVDQALIVALIVIFFD from the exons ATGGGTTCTTCAAATTTATCTTCATCTCCAACTCAACTAATCCATCCATTAACATCTCCAATTCCAGTAGATCTTTTCGTCTCCAAGAAACGTTTAAGTCTTAACCTTAAATTTAACGACGCCTGTGGAAATCTTGTATTCAGAGTCGATGATAATCATTA TTCAGTGTATTCGAATTCGGGGAGGGATACTGGG ggtggATGGGAAGGATTTGGAAGTGAAGGGCAATTGATATTTAAAGTTGAGAAGAAGTTTGTGTCGAAGTGGAAAGGAGAGATTGAATTGGAAGTTTTCCCGGTGAGTAATGGTGTCGCCGCCGCCGCCAAGGATGCTGAAGATGTGATTAAGGTTAAAGGGAGTCCATTTCATAGGTCTTGTACAATTTACAGAGGCAATTCAATTATGGCTCAG ACGAGTCTGTTATACAAGCTGGGGAAGCTGACAACAGGGAGGAGAAAATTTAGAGTAACTATGTTTCCTGGACTTGTTGATCAGGCTTTGATTGTTGCTCTCATTGTTATATTTTTCGACTGA
- the LOC113278229 gene encoding major latex protein 146-like, with protein MINLMAHHDTSSLVGKLVFELEVDCDADKYYKIYKHAEDVQTVAPHLYAGVKVIHGEASRSGCIKEWNCILEEETTHNDETRTLHHRIFEGDLMKDYKKFDSIIEVKPKPNGNGCVVIRSFVYEKINEDSPTPSAYLPFCHQATEVMNKHLCGSN; from the exons ATGATCAACTTAATGGCTCATCATGATACTTCAAGTCTAGTTGGGAAACTAGTATTTGAATTGGAGGTTGATTGCGATGCTGACAAATATTATAAAATTTATAAGCACGCAGAAGATGTACAAACGGTAGCTCCTCATCTTTACGCCGGAGTAAAAGTTATCCATGGGGAAGCAAGCCGTTCCGGTTGTATCAAGGAATGGAATTGTATCCTTG AGGAGGAAACAACACATAATGATGAAACAAGGACGTTGCATCACCGTATATTTGAAGGAgacttgatgaaggattacaAGAAGTTTGATTCGATAATTGAAGTCAAACCAAAGCCAAATGGAAATGGATGTGTTGTGATACGGTCATTTGTGTATGAGAAAATCAACGAGGATTCTCCAACTCCATCTGCTTATCTACCTTTTTGCCATCAGGCCACTGAAGTCATGAACAAACACCTATGCGGTTCTAATTAA